The Acropora muricata isolate sample 2 chromosome 5, ASM3666990v1, whole genome shotgun sequence genome includes a window with the following:
- the LOC136916468 gene encoding olfactomedin-like protein 2B, producing the protein MHEIQQLVFCVTLSSQVDALGNSSIKPRSKRAVIGNTSKLSFKDLALELAKIHLLKTIADEQHDLQKAKESLYILQRDKCTNIKTIDKPVVHNSRLQQQGAWMKDPLEIMGAETIFVMEYYSGNLLEEYENMNKFKAGLVRKKYKLPYSWDGTGAVVYGQHLYYNRANTYNIVKYNLLTGREDAQISVSSYNTRKQYYQWAGYSGMDLAVDEQGLWVIVGQSSSSYPLYLGKIDVVKNSRPLGWSLRTKNMKSLGNAFVACGVIYAIDNYSSRSTTINFAYDTKTGKQWNPNIHFTNQFGYNSMVNYNPREKVLYSWDNRRLVTYPITFEEQ; encoded by the exons CAACTTGTGTTTTGCGTGACATTATCTTCGCAAGTTGATGCGCTCGGCAACTCCTCAATCAAGCCGCGAAGTAAGAGAGCTGTAATTGGCAATACCTCAAAGctatctttcaaagatcttgcgCTGGAACTGGCAAAAATACAC TTGTTGAAAACGATTGCTGACGAACAGCATGACCTGCAGAAAGCAAAGGAGAGTCTTTACATTCTTCAAAGAG ATAAATGTACCAACATCAAGACGATTGATAAACCTGTGGTGCACAATTCTAGGCTCCAACAACAAGGAGCCTGGATGAAAGATCCGCTTGAAATAATGGGTGCTGAGACTATATTTGTTATGGAGTATTACAGTGGAAATTTACTTGAAGAGTATGAGAACATGAACAAGTTCAAAGCAGGTTTGGTGCGTAAGAAGTACAAGCTGCCATATAGCTGGGACGGAACAGGCGCTGTGGTTTATGGTCAACATCTCTACTACAA CAGAGCAAACACCTATAACATAGTGAAGTACAACCTGCTCACAGGAAGAGAGGATGCTCAAATAAGTGTGAGCAGTTACAATACAAGGAAGCAGTATTACCAGTGGGCTGGATACAGTGGAATGGACCTTGCAGTAGATGAACAAGGATTGTGGGTTATAGTTGGCCAAAGCAGCAGCAGTTATCCTCTATACTTGGGTAAAATCGATGTGGTCAAAAATTCCAGACCACTTGGCTGGAGTCTGCGAACAA AGAACATGAAATCATTGGGGAATGCGTTCGTTGCTTGTGGAGTGATCTACGCCATTGACAATTACAGCAGTCGATCCACTACAATCAATTTCGCTTACGACACGAAGACCGGAAAACAGTGGAACCCAAACATACATTTCACAAACCAATTTGGCTACAACTCCATGGTGAATTACAACCCCAGAGAGAAAGTGCTTTACTCTTGGGACAACAGACGACTTGTCACTTATCCCATAACTTTTGAGGAACAGTGA